The following is a genomic window from Atribacteraceae bacterium.
TCAATAAATCGAGTGAACGTTGATACGATGCCTGGGGACGGACCCGGGGATACAGAGTAGAAACTGTTTCCAAGTTGTGATTGAAAATATCCGGCCGACTTTTCACCACGAGGTCGATGGCTTTCCGGTTTCCCTGGAAATCCGGCGTGAGAATTTCCACCGTGGATTCCGGCAATGAATATCGAACAGCCGCAACGGTTGCGCTGAAATGACCGGCCCCTCCATCGGCAAGATCGTCACGGGTCACCGACGTCACCACCACGTGCTGAAGCTTTAATTGGCGGGCCGCACCAGCAACGTTTTTCGGTTCCTCCCGATCGGGTTGCTCGGGAACCCCGGTGGTCACGGCACAAAACCCACAGTTTCGGGTGCAAATGTTGCCAAGGATCAGAAAGGTAGCTGTCCCTCTGCGGAAACACTCGCCAATATTCGGACAATGCGCGCTCTCACAGACGGTATGGAGGTGAAGTGAACGAAGGAGTTTTGTCATGGTCGCCAGTTCATCGGGGGCGCGAAAACGGCGCTTGAGCCAGGGAGGTAGAGGAGTCATGTCCTCATCCTGCCGCCCATTTAGTCCAGCAGCCGGTCATACGCAGTTTCTCTCACCGAGAAACCGAACACGCTACCGAAATGATCGGCCAGACTCTCCATCATCTTCCACCGCTCGGAAAACGAAAAGGTCCGGCCGGTCAGCTGTGCCAGCGAGCTGACACCCCGGTCACGGATTCCACAGGGTACGATGTAGGTAAAGTGAGAAAGATCCGGCTCGATATTGAGGGCGAATCCATGATAGGTCACCCACCGCTTCACCGCGACACCGATGGCGGCGATTTTTTCCGGCACTTTCCCGCCAACCCATACTCCGGTATGGGGAGAAAGGCGGAAGGCCGGAATGCCCAAGTCGGCAAGAAAACGGATCAAGACCTCTTCCAGGGCCCGTAGATAGCGGTGGATATCCTTTTCCCAAGCGGCAAGATTCATCAGAGGATAGCCGACAATCTGCCCGGGACCATGATAGGTGATATCGCCTCCCCGCTCGCTCGCATGGATGGCGATGCCTTTTTCCTGAAGCCTGCTCGGAGAAGCCAGCAGGTTTCCAGCGGTCGCCCCCTTCCCTAAAGTTATGACCGGAGGGTGTTCAAGCAACAGTAAAACCCCGGGGTTATTCCGTTGGAAAAGAAGTTCGACTATTTTCAGTTGAATATCCCTGGCCGCCTGGTACTCGATCTGCCCGAGACGACAAAAGGGAACTGTCAACATCGATTTCGCTCTTCCTCTCCAAAAAAAATAAGGCCCGGAGGCCTGGAATACAACCGGAACAATCTGGCGGAGAGGGTGGGATTCGAACCCACGGGACGGGTTTAAGCCGCCCAATCGCTTAGCAGGCGATTGCCTTCAGCCACTCGGCCACCTCTCCGCACCGGTCCAAAAGTATAACACGTTCCTTACCCTTCCTCAACCCAACCACCTGACAATAATTAGAATCAGGAGTCTACAGGCTATGATGGGGTTTTTCCGCGACAATACCGGCCGCATAGAGCATGGTTTCCAGGATATCCACTTGCCACTGCTGGTTTTCAATCTCCAATCTGCTGAACACCTCGCCAATCCTGCGGGAAGTGTATTTCGGGGGAAGTCGCTGCAGGGTCAAAGCCAGCAAATCATCCCGGCATTCCCGGCAACGGCAAAGGTCCGGCTTGATCTGGTAGAGATCAGGCAAGCGCCTGACGATTTCGTCCTCGATAATATTTTTGATCATAATTCCCGGCCCCTTCGTTATTATGCCTTTACGTCGATTCTCCGTCCAGTATCCTCATCCGGAGGGACAGTAACCGGTTCGCCTTCCCATTTCTGCTGGATTCCCTGCTTGGGATCTTCGCGCTTTTTCTTTCCCTGTTCTTTTTCCTTTTCTTTGTGAATACGGTCTTTTTCCGTTTGAGGGGTTTCATTGACGTCTTCTTCGGCCCGTTTCGTTTGCTCGTCCATCGCCCGGGCAAACGCCCTGATTTGCATCTGGTTCCCATCTTCCTGGGCTTTTTGGATCCTGGCGACTTCGTGAGCGAGCAGCACCAC
Proteins encoded in this region:
- the lipA gene encoding lipoyl synthase, translated to MTPLPPWLKRRFRAPDELATMTKLLRSLHLHTVCESAHCPNIGECFRRGTATFLILGNICTRNCGFCAVTTGVPEQPDREEPKNVAGAARQLKLQHVVVTSVTRDDLADGGAGHFSATVAAVRYSLPESTVEILTPDFQGNRKAIDLVVKSRPDIFNHNLETVSTLYPRVRPQASYQRSLDLLKQVKDAAPKIITKSGFMLGLGENEEQTIALLHDIRQAGCDIVTIGQYLAPSVRHLPVVEYLPPERFAWYRAQALSLGFRGVASDPLVRSSYLADLFVNKEP
- the lipB gene encoding lipoyl(octanoyl) transferase LipB; its protein translation is MLTVPFCRLGQIEYQAARDIQLKIVELLFQRNNPGVLLLLEHPPVITLGKGATAGNLLASPSRLQEKGIAIHASERGGDITYHGPGQIVGYPLMNLAAWEKDIHRYLRALEEVLIRFLADLGIPAFRLSPHTGVWVGGKVPEKIAAIGVAVKRWVTYHGFALNIEPDLSHFTYIVPCGIRDRGVSSLAQLTGRTFSFSERWKMMESLADHFGSVFGFSVRETAYDRLLD
- a CDS encoding late competence development ComFB family protein; the encoded protein is MIKNIIEDEIVRRLPDLYQIKPDLCRCRECRDDLLALTLQRLPPKYTSRRIGEVFSRLEIENQQWQVDILETMLYAAGIVAEKPHHSL